A genomic segment from Streptomyces sp. NBC_00237 encodes:
- a CDS encoding NAD(P)/FAD-dependent oxidoreductase, producing the protein MSQLTDETGVLSTDVLIIGAGPAGLYGAYYAGFRGLTVTVMDVLPQLGGQISAMYPEKPIFDIAGFPSVRGRDLVDALVGQAEPYSPRYLLGHRATELTHDAHGMPVVRSDQGATVRARAVVITGGVGTFTPRALPAGEEFLGRGLEYFVPDPSVHADRDVVVVGGGDSAFDWAALLAPIARSVTLVHRTARFRAHAASVEKVRTLGVEIVTDSEVSRLTGTDRVEQAEIRHRTSKEIRLVPAGTVVAALGFLADLGPLQHWGLDLQARKIAVDTHMATNLPRVFAAGDITDYPGKVRLISVGFGEAATAVNNAATVIDPGAALFPGHSTEKEH; encoded by the coding sequence ATGAGCCAACTCACCGACGAAACCGGCGTCCTGAGCACCGACGTCCTGATCATCGGCGCCGGTCCGGCGGGTCTGTACGGCGCCTACTACGCCGGCTTCCGCGGCCTGACGGTGACCGTGATGGACGTCCTGCCGCAGCTCGGCGGGCAGATCAGCGCGATGTACCCCGAGAAGCCGATCTTCGACATCGCCGGCTTCCCGTCCGTTCGCGGCCGCGACCTGGTGGACGCTCTCGTGGGCCAGGCCGAGCCCTACTCCCCCCGCTACCTCCTGGGCCACCGAGCCACCGAGCTGACGCACGACGCCCACGGCATGCCGGTCGTGCGCAGCGACCAAGGGGCGACGGTACGGGCCAGGGCCGTCGTCATCACCGGTGGAGTGGGAACGTTCACTCCGCGTGCGCTGCCCGCCGGAGAGGAATTCCTCGGCCGCGGACTGGAGTACTTCGTGCCGGACCCCTCCGTTCACGCGGACCGGGACGTGGTGGTCGTGGGTGGCGGTGACAGCGCCTTCGACTGGGCGGCCCTCCTCGCACCGATCGCCCGTTCGGTCACCCTCGTGCACCGCACCGCCCGCTTCCGCGCCCACGCGGCGTCCGTCGAGAAGGTCCGCACACTCGGCGTGGAGATCGTCACCGACAGCGAGGTGAGCCGGCTCACCGGCACCGACCGGGTGGAACAGGCCGAGATCCGGCACCGCACTAGCAAGGAGATCCGCCTCGTCCCGGCCGGCACCGTCGTCGCCGCGCTCGGCTTCCTCGCCGACCTCGGCCCGCTGCAGCACTGGGGACTCGACCTCCAGGCGCGGAAGATCGCCGTCGACACCCACATGGCGACCAACCTGCCACGGGTCTTCGCGGCGGGCGACATCACCGACTACCCCGGCAAGGTCCGCCTCATCTCGGTCGGCTTCGGCGAAGCCGCCACCGCCGTCAACAACGCGGCCACCGTCATCGACCCGGGAGCTGCCCTGTTCCCCGGCCACTCCACCGAGAAGGAGCACTGA
- a CDS encoding alpha/beta fold hydrolase translates to MSPAPESRYADGAGIRYHYHDLGSGPDTVFLHGGGPGCTAWSDFGPVAPLFAADRRCLLVDIHQYGKSEKSRIEGPMWDHHATKTVGLLDTLGVDRADFVCNSWGGTIALNLAAKYPDRVRSLVITGSMPVFYGPLAPLPENGHRGRTARDVYYGGEGPTREKMRQLITKLEWYDGAKLPEETLTLRYEQSLDEGERALAAMSDSPRGDWQDLTEELGRIQAPTLFMWGMQDAFLTPDYPLMLARMVPGGNLHVMDHASHHLQEERPEAYHSVVSGFLDSWN, encoded by the coding sequence ATGTCACCTGCACCGGAGAGCCGCTACGCGGACGGCGCGGGCATCCGCTACCACTACCACGACCTCGGATCGGGGCCCGACACGGTGTTCCTCCACGGTGGCGGACCCGGATGCACCGCCTGGAGCGATTTCGGGCCCGTCGCGCCTCTGTTCGCGGCTGACCGGCGCTGTCTGCTCGTCGACATCCACCAGTACGGCAAATCGGAGAAGTCCCGCATCGAGGGCCCGATGTGGGACCACCACGCGACGAAGACGGTCGGTCTCCTCGACACGCTCGGCGTCGACCGCGCGGACTTCGTGTGCAACTCGTGGGGCGGCACCATCGCCCTCAATCTCGCGGCGAAGTACCCGGACAGGGTCCGGTCCCTCGTCATCACCGGCAGCATGCCCGTCTTCTACGGCCCGCTCGCCCCGCTTCCCGAGAACGGCCACCGCGGCCGCACGGCCCGGGACGTCTACTACGGCGGCGAGGGCCCGACCCGCGAGAAGATGCGCCAGCTCATCACGAAGCTGGAGTGGTACGACGGCGCGAAGCTCCCCGAGGAGACGCTGACGCTGCGCTACGAGCAGAGCCTCGACGAAGGCGAGCGCGCGCTCGCGGCCATGTCCGACTCGCCGCGAGGCGACTGGCAGGACCTCACCGAGGAGCTGGGCCGGATCCAGGCTCCGACGCTGTTCATGTGGGGCATGCAGGACGCGTTCCTCACCCCGGACTACCCGCTGATGCTCGCCCGCATGGTGCCCGGCGGGAACCTCCACGTGATGGACCACGCCTCCCATCACCTCCAGGAGGAACGCCCCGAGGCGTACCACTCGGTGGTCAGCGGCTTCCTCGATTCCTGGAACTGA
- a CDS encoding IclR family transcriptional regulator: MKAPADVAMSGQRFLAGPAPHACSFSARPAALESEAASDAAAAAAGADPMNSVLGKVRPILEAFTSDDAALSLAELVRRSGAAKATVHRLAQELVTWGLLEREGCDYRLGLRLFELGQRVHRQRILREAVQPYMEDLLLITRETIHFAIHDSLDVVYLDKIFPHRGLNAESRVAGRLPLYCTGTGKAILAHSPPSLFVDVIRSGLKPLTRHTVISPGRLRAQLDVIRQEGIALESEEIRLGYASLAVPVFAGGTTLVGALSITAPTYRMDAAGHATALRTAALGIGRSLA; this comes from the coding sequence ATGAAGGCGCCGGCCGACGTGGCGATGTCGGGTCAGCGCTTCCTCGCCGGACCAGCGCCCCACGCCTGCTCGTTCTCCGCGCGCCCAGCGGCGCTGGAATCCGAGGCCGCTTCGGACGCGGCCGCCGCGGCGGCCGGTGCCGACCCCATGAACTCCGTCCTGGGCAAGGTCCGTCCGATCCTGGAGGCTTTCACCTCCGACGACGCCGCTCTCTCGCTCGCCGAGCTGGTGCGCCGGTCGGGGGCGGCCAAGGCCACGGTGCACCGGCTGGCCCAGGAGCTCGTCACCTGGGGGCTTCTGGAGCGGGAGGGGTGCGACTACCGGCTCGGTCTGCGCCTGTTCGAGCTCGGGCAGCGGGTGCATCGCCAGCGCATTCTGCGCGAAGCCGTTCAGCCGTACATGGAGGACCTTCTCCTGATCACACGGGAGACGATTCACTTCGCCATCCACGACAGCCTGGACGTCGTCTACCTGGACAAGATCTTCCCGCACCGCGGGCTGAACGCCGAGTCACGGGTGGCGGGACGGCTTCCCCTGTACTGCACGGGCACCGGGAAGGCGATCCTTGCGCACTCACCGCCGTCGTTGTTCGTCGACGTGATCCGCAGCGGCCTCAAGCCGCTCACCCGGCATACCGTGATCTCACCGGGGCGGCTCCGCGCCCAGCTCGACGTCATCCGCCAGGAAGGGATCGCTCTGGAGTCCGAGGAGATCCGGCTCGGGTACGCGAGCCTGGCCGTCCCGGTGTTCGCCGGGGGCACCACGTTGGTGGGCGCGCTGTCCATCACCGCACCCACCTACCGGATGGACGCGGCGGGGCACGCGACCGCACTACGGACTGCTGCGCTGGGCATCGGCCGTTCACTGGCCTAG
- a CDS encoding zinc-binding dehydrogenase — MRAVRFHAWGAAPVLDEVPEPVRAPGEVLVQVTAGGVSHLDATVATGDFELKPALPYVGGVEGAGTVLEADADSGLTPGTQVVLRGGGLGLLRDGTWAERVSVKRKAVTPLAAPLAPAVAASFFVPATTAYVALHDVARIGPDEDVVVVGAAGAVGAMVAQQALAAGARVTGVVGREDQLADVPKGAEAVTLEDAAGLARDRSASLLVDTLGGAGLVGRSRWVRQGGRAVVIGYVAGSGVELDLPSWLLDEVALVPVNMIRQERRAREVSGDLVRRLAEGELHLTVQEFGLADASTALDALRGGRVRGRAVLLPG; from the coding sequence ATGCGGGCCGTACGGTTCCACGCGTGGGGCGCCGCTCCGGTCCTCGACGAGGTCCCGGAGCCCGTTCGCGCACCGGGCGAGGTCCTCGTCCAGGTCACGGCGGGCGGCGTCTCGCACCTCGACGCCACCGTCGCCACCGGCGACTTCGAGCTGAAGCCCGCACTGCCGTACGTCGGCGGTGTCGAGGGGGCGGGCACGGTCCTGGAGGCCGACGCCGACTCCGGCCTCACACCGGGCACGCAGGTCGTGCTGCGCGGTGGCGGCCTGGGCCTCCTGCGCGACGGCACGTGGGCGGAGCGCGTCAGCGTCAAGCGCAAGGCCGTCACCCCGCTCGCGGCTCCACTCGCCCCCGCTGTGGCAGCGAGCTTCTTCGTCCCCGCCACGACCGCGTACGTGGCTCTGCACGACGTCGCCCGGATCGGCCCGGACGAGGACGTAGTCGTGGTCGGCGCCGCCGGCGCGGTAGGCGCGATGGTGGCGCAGCAGGCGCTGGCCGCGGGCGCGCGGGTGACCGGTGTGGTCGGCCGGGAGGACCAGCTGGCCGACGTGCCGAAGGGCGCGGAGGCCGTGACGCTGGAGGACGCGGCGGGTCTCGCCCGGGACCGGTCGGCCTCGCTGCTCGTCGACACGCTCGGCGGCGCCGGCCTTGTCGGCCGCAGCCGGTGGGTGCGGCAGGGCGGACGCGCCGTGGTCATCGGGTATGTGGCGGGCTCGGGCGTGGAGCTCGATCTGCCGAGCTGGCTGCTCGACGAGGTGGCACTGGTGCCGGTGAACATGATCCGCCAGGAGCGCCGGGCCCGCGAGGTTTCCGGTGACCTGGTCCGGCGGCTCGCTGAGGGTGAACTGCACTTGACTGTCCAGGAGTTCGGGCTGGCAGACGCTTCCACGGCACTCGACGCCCTGCGCGGCGGGCGGGTGCGGGGGCGGGCGGTGTTGTTGCCCGGGTGA
- a CDS encoding SDR family NAD(P)-dependent oxidoreductase: MISTHHIEEAVQAGPVLVTGGTSGIGLAVAEAVARAGRPVVVTGRSAERCRTAGHRLGRTHGNTHLSLVADTTEPEALAEAVGLATDRWGPVTGLVTAAGRLARGSVLALTPDDFRAALDTNVMGTWLAIRAVLPGMLDAGHGRIVTIGSVLGSTGAPERGGYAATKGAVAALTRSVALEVAGTGVTVNCVAPGPVRTPMNEGDTSSDAAAQAAFTTKVPLGRWGRPEDVAHAVLPLLAAGSSFTTGAVVHVDGGYTAQ, from the coding sequence ATGATCTCCACACATCACATCGAGGAAGCCGTACAGGCCGGGCCCGTACTCGTCACGGGCGGCACCAGCGGCATTGGCCTCGCGGTGGCCGAAGCCGTAGCCCGCGCCGGGAGGCCCGTCGTGGTCACCGGGCGTTCAGCGGAACGGTGCCGCACGGCGGGGCACCGGCTCGGGCGCACTCACGGGAACACGCACCTCTCGCTCGTCGCGGACACCACGGAGCCGGAGGCGCTGGCCGAGGCCGTGGGCCTGGCGACGGACCGTTGGGGGCCGGTCACCGGCCTGGTGACGGCAGCCGGACGCCTGGCCCGCGGCTCGGTGCTCGCCCTGACGCCTGACGACTTCCGAGCCGCTCTCGACACCAACGTCATGGGGACGTGGCTGGCGATCCGCGCGGTCCTGCCCGGCATGCTCGACGCCGGTCACGGGCGCATCGTCACGATCGGCTCCGTGCTCGGTTCGACCGGCGCCCCCGAGCGTGGCGGATACGCCGCCACCAAGGGCGCGGTCGCCGCGCTCACCCGGTCGGTGGCCCTGGAGGTCGCCGGAACCGGCGTCACCGTGAACTGCGTTGCCCCCGGCCCCGTGCGTACGCCCATGAACGAGGGCGACACCTCCAGCGATGCCGCCGCCCAGGCCGCCTTCACCACCAAGGTGCCGCTGGGCCGCTGGGGCAGACCCGAGGACGTCGCGCACGCGGTACTCCCCCTGCTCGCCGCCGGATCATCCTTCACCACCGGTGCGGTGGTGCACGTGGACGGCGGATACACCGCCCAGTGA
- a CDS encoding AMP-binding protein: MNRMTIPGLVDAAAADHGERAFLTVDGVRRTYAQTRTAAATMAGALADRGCGPGDRVATLLSNRVELVDVVLGCAWLGAVVVPLNTALHGRLLRHALDESEARFLYVEEDLAARVGEVGYAGQVWVAGSSSAPVHGVARALDPYPSRPGDTAAILFTSGTTGPSRGVRCPHAQFVWWGRNVADSLRLNPDDTLYTCLPLFHTNALHALAQAMTVGASVVVDRRFSASRYWARAAGARATCVYVLGAMVPMLLAQPPGPDDRAHRAWRGLGPGTPGALWDVFRERFGVTLVDGFGSTETNLVIGSVPEDCRPGYMGTVREGFEARVVDAELSCVPDGTPGELVVRTDQEHAFATGYLGYAAPAPGAWRRTGDRVVREPDGWFRFVDRVKDCIRRRGENISSYEVEIALRAHPDIAEAAAFPVPSGLAEDEVMVAVVPRTGRVLDPAQVARHCATELPAFAVPRYVDVVAALPLTETGKVRKSVLRGRGVTGETWDRCG, from the coding sequence ATGAACCGCATGACAATTCCCGGCCTGGTCGACGCGGCGGCCGCAGACCACGGCGAGCGGGCCTTCCTCACCGTCGACGGCGTCCGTCGCACCTACGCGCAGACGCGAACGGCCGCAGCCACGATGGCCGGCGCGCTGGCGGACCGAGGCTGTGGGCCGGGGGACCGGGTCGCCACGCTGCTCTCCAATCGCGTCGAACTCGTCGATGTGGTGCTCGGATGCGCCTGGCTCGGTGCGGTCGTGGTCCCGCTCAACACGGCACTGCATGGCCGGCTGCTGCGGCACGCACTGGACGAGTCGGAAGCGCGGTTCCTTTACGTTGAGGAGGACCTGGCCGCGCGTGTGGGCGAGGTGGGATACGCGGGACAGGTATGGGTGGCGGGTTCGTCGTCGGCGCCCGTCCACGGCGTCGCGCGTGCGCTCGACCCCTACCCCTCCCGTCCCGGTGACACGGCCGCCATCCTCTTCACCTCCGGCACCACCGGTCCCTCTCGCGGCGTGCGCTGCCCGCACGCCCAGTTCGTCTGGTGGGGCCGGAACGTGGCCGACTCACTGCGGCTGAACCCCGACGACACCCTTTACACATGCCTGCCCCTGTTCCACACCAACGCGCTTCACGCGCTGGCACAGGCGATGACCGTGGGGGCCTCGGTGGTCGTGGATCGCCGGTTCTCCGCGTCCAGGTACTGGGCGCGTGCCGCCGGGGCTCGGGCCACCTGCGTGTATGTGCTGGGCGCCATGGTGCCGATGCTGCTCGCGCAGCCGCCCGGGCCCGACGACCGGGCGCACCGGGCCTGGCGCGGGCTCGGCCCCGGCACGCCCGGCGCGCTGTGGGACGTGTTCCGAGAGCGGTTCGGCGTGACCCTCGTCGACGGGTTCGGTTCCACGGAGACCAACCTGGTCATCGGCTCCGTACCCGAGGACTGCCGCCCCGGTTACATGGGCACGGTGCGCGAAGGCTTCGAGGCACGGGTCGTCGACGCGGAGCTCTCGTGCGTGCCGGACGGAACGCCGGGGGAACTCGTCGTCCGCACCGACCAGGAACATGCCTTCGCCACGGGCTACCTGGGCTATGCGGCCCCGGCTCCGGGCGCGTGGCGCCGCACCGGGGACCGCGTGGTGCGCGAGCCCGACGGCTGGTTCCGCTTCGTCGACCGCGTCAAGGACTGCATCCGGCGCCGTGGTGAGAACATCTCGTCCTACGAAGTCGAGATCGCGCTGCGGGCACATCCCGACATCGCCGAGGCAGCCGCGTTCCCGGTCCCGTCCGGACTCGCCGAGGACGAGGTGATGGTGGCGGTCGTCCCGCGCACCGGCCGTGTGCTCGACCCGGCGCAGGTGGCGAGACACTGCGCGACGGAGCTCCCCGCGTTCGCGGTGCCACGGTATGTGGACGTGGTCGCGGCGTTGCCGCTCACCGAGACGGGAAAGGTACGCAAGTCCGTGCTGCGGGGGCGGGGGGTGACCGGGGAGACGTGGGACCGGTGCGGGTAG
- a CDS encoding catechol 1,2-dioxygenase → MSEIVLGVGASHSTLMNTHWEETLHKDRAERFRDALRAARDELARTRPDTVVLIGSNHFRGFWLDLIPPFTLGVGECIASGESGTPKGPQPVDVPLAQHIADSLVESGRFDPAFSARLQIDHGQSHAIQYLLDGLDVKIVPLVVNVFAHPLPTLERCDQLGRAIRDAVLAFPGDRRVAVVGSGGLSHRLPWPNWREPHGADEEFMVGAWLNGRENWQDYDARRREIIRAAEASLTPEFDNEFLTLLERGEAHRITDFTSEELEKAAGNGAQELRTWLLMAAALGHAPARRLAYEPMPEWLTGMGVAVIDPVDADPEQPA, encoded by the coding sequence ATGAGCGAGATCGTGCTCGGCGTGGGGGCCTCCCACAGCACGCTGATGAACACGCACTGGGAGGAAACCCTCCACAAGGACCGCGCCGAACGCTTCCGTGACGCGCTCCGCGCGGCCCGCGACGAACTGGCCCGGACCCGTCCCGACACAGTTGTCCTCATCGGCTCGAACCACTTCCGCGGTTTTTGGCTCGATCTGATCCCGCCGTTCACGCTGGGCGTGGGGGAATGCATCGCCAGTGGTGAGTCCGGCACTCCGAAGGGGCCCCAGCCGGTGGACGTGCCCCTGGCTCAGCACATCGCCGACTCACTGGTGGAGAGCGGGCGGTTCGATCCGGCGTTCTCCGCCCGGCTCCAGATCGATCACGGACAATCCCACGCCATCCAGTACCTGCTGGACGGGCTGGACGTGAAGATCGTTCCGTTGGTGGTGAACGTCTTCGCCCATCCGCTGCCGACCCTGGAGCGGTGCGACCAGTTGGGGCGCGCCATTCGTGACGCCGTACTCGCCTTCCCCGGCGACCGGCGCGTCGCCGTGGTCGGCTCGGGTGGGCTCTCCCACCGTCTGCCCTGGCCGAACTGGCGCGAACCGCACGGCGCGGACGAGGAGTTCATGGTCGGCGCATGGCTCAACGGCCGCGAGAACTGGCAGGACTACGACGCCCGTCGCCGCGAGATCATCCGGGCCGCCGAGGCTTCCCTCACCCCGGAGTTCGACAACGAGTTCCTGACCCTTCTCGAACGCGGCGAGGCCCACCGGATCACCGACTTCACGAGCGAGGAACTGGAGAAGGCCGCGGGCAACGGCGCACAGGAACTGCGGACGTGGCTGCTGATGGCCGCGGCCCTCGGCCATGCGCCCGCACGGCGTCTTGCGTACGAGCCGATGCCCGAGTGGCTCACCGGGATGGGCGTCGCGGTCATCGACCCGGTGGACGCGGACCCGGAGCAGCCGGCATGA
- a CDS encoding alpha/beta fold hydrolase, which yields MSIWTEISPTPFRVEYVDAGGVPTRTLRAGDPDAQAVVFLHGTSGHLEAFARNITAHAAYDLHAIDMLGHGYTGKPDKPYEIGDYVTHLLDYLDAVGVDSVHVVGESLGGWVGARAAIEHPERIRSLQLLCSGGTVANPEVMDRIRTSTKKAVTSDDIDLTRKRMRLLMADDASATEELVEVRHAIYHTPEFVAGVDNLLSLQDMERRQRNLLRPEHLARITQPTLVVWGRQNPFGDTPEATALHEGIRGSRLELFEDCGHWPQHEQAERYNPISLEFIAKAAG from the coding sequence ATGTCCATCTGGACCGAGATCAGCCCCACCCCCTTCCGCGTCGAGTACGTCGACGCAGGTGGTGTCCCCACCCGCACCCTGCGCGCCGGCGACCCGGACGCCCAGGCCGTCGTCTTCCTGCACGGCACCAGCGGCCACCTGGAGGCGTTCGCGCGCAACATCACCGCGCACGCCGCCTACGACCTGCACGCCATCGACATGCTCGGCCACGGCTACACCGGCAAGCCCGACAAGCCGTACGAGATCGGCGACTACGTCACTCACCTCCTCGACTACCTGGACGCCGTCGGTGTCGACAGCGTGCACGTCGTCGGCGAGTCTCTGGGCGGCTGGGTCGGCGCCCGCGCCGCCATCGAACACCCCGAGCGGATTCGCAGCCTCCAGCTCCTCTGCTCGGGCGGCACCGTGGCCAACCCGGAGGTCATGGACCGCATCCGCACCAGCACCAAGAAGGCCGTCACCTCCGACGACATCGACCTGACCCGCAAGCGGATGCGGCTGCTCATGGCCGACGACGCCTCCGCGACCGAGGAACTGGTCGAGGTCCGGCACGCGATCTACCACACGCCGGAGTTCGTCGCGGGCGTCGACAACCTCCTCTCCCTCCAGGACATGGAACGCCGTCAGCGCAACCTGCTGCGCCCCGAGCACCTGGCCCGGATCACCCAGCCGACGCTGGTGGTGTGGGGACGGCAGAACCCGTTCGGCGACACCCCCGAGGCGACAGCGCTGCACGAGGGCATCCGCGGTTCACGCCTTGAACTGTTCGAGGACTGCGGGCACTGGCCGCAGCACGAGCAGGCCGAACGTTACAACCCCATCAGCCTCGAATTCATCGCCAAGGCGGCCGGCTGA
- a CDS encoding peptidase dimerization domain-containing protein: protein MSGDNEPDGLSGLTDRRRGWVTEAWRHVTEERLRELVVGLVGVSSPTGDERPLAQHITKSLASVGLRAACQPIDARQASSWARLEGDGTGPDLMLYAPIDTLTVGEESEDVPWIGPALREDMRSEATVYDDLVTGLGASNPKGHAACVMMAAEAIALAGVPLTGDLVAAFGAGGMPTNARPGSDRLNTGQGVGCSFLLEQGLHTDYAVIAKPGWTVSWEEVGLVWFDVTVHGTHTYVGSRHRLPYDNAISRAGDVVRHLERWFAEYAERHTTGTVAPQGIVSSVRGGWPRTAAVTTAACTLRVDLRITPETTPVQAKREFIAAVADLKRAMPGLDATVEMILAIPGTTTSRESWIFRSAVAGWEALEGRPHEVVNGNSGATDANILRGRGIPTVRVGMPKVTEAPFDIDFARGMNTVSVREMQKLTRHLIRTAVDTVTRSHAECDSAVESGPAVEPEGVSA, encoded by the coding sequence GTGAGCGGCGACAACGAGCCCGACGGGCTCTCGGGGCTCACCGACCGGCGCCGCGGCTGGGTGACGGAGGCATGGCGACATGTCACCGAAGAGCGGCTGCGTGAGCTGGTCGTCGGCCTGGTCGGCGTCTCGAGCCCCACGGGCGACGAACGCCCCCTGGCCCAACACATCACGAAAAGCCTCGCATCGGTGGGTCTGCGAGCAGCCTGCCAGCCGATCGACGCACGGCAGGCGAGCTCCTGGGCGCGACTCGAAGGCGACGGCACCGGGCCCGATCTGATGCTGTACGCGCCCATCGACACCCTCACGGTGGGCGAGGAGAGCGAGGACGTGCCGTGGATCGGGCCGGCGCTGCGGGAGGACATGCGCTCCGAGGCCACCGTCTACGACGACCTGGTGACCGGCCTCGGCGCCTCCAACCCCAAGGGACACGCGGCCTGCGTGATGATGGCCGCAGAAGCGATCGCGCTGGCCGGAGTACCGTTGACCGGGGACCTGGTGGCCGCGTTCGGCGCCGGCGGCATGCCGACCAACGCCCGGCCGGGGAGCGACCGGCTCAACACCGGTCAGGGAGTGGGCTGTTCGTTCCTGCTCGAGCAGGGCCTCCACACCGACTACGCGGTCATCGCCAAGCCGGGGTGGACCGTGTCGTGGGAAGAGGTCGGGCTGGTCTGGTTCGACGTGACGGTACACGGCACCCACACCTACGTGGGCTCGCGCCACCGGCTCCCGTACGACAACGCGATCAGCCGCGCCGGCGACGTCGTACGGCACCTGGAGCGGTGGTTCGCCGAGTACGCGGAGCGGCACACCACTGGCACGGTCGCCCCGCAGGGCATCGTGTCGTCGGTGCGGGGCGGCTGGCCACGTACGGCCGCGGTGACCACGGCGGCCTGCACCCTGCGGGTCGACCTGCGGATCACCCCGGAGACGACGCCCGTGCAGGCGAAGCGTGAGTTCATCGCGGCCGTAGCGGACCTGAAGCGCGCGATGCCGGGGCTCGACGCCACGGTCGAGATGATCCTGGCCATCCCGGGGACCACCACCAGCCGGGAGAGCTGGATCTTCCGCAGCGCGGTCGCCGGATGGGAAGCCCTCGAAGGGCGCCCGCACGAGGTGGTGAACGGCAACAGCGGCGCGACCGACGCCAACATCCTCCGCGGGCGCGGCATCCCGACTGTCCGCGTCGGCATGCCGAAGGTCACCGAGGCGCCCTTCGACATCGACTTCGCCCGCGGTATGAACACCGTCTCCGTACGGGAGATGCAGAAACTGACCCGCCATCTGATCCGCACGGCGGTCGACACCGTCACCCGTTCACACGCGGAGTGCGACTCCGCCGTGGAGTCCGGGCCCGCCGTGGAGCCGGAAGGAGTATCGGCATGA
- a CDS encoding Rieske 2Fe-2S domain-containing protein, producing MTTSERPPAVKKTAARESTPARRGSADKIGRQDWSSWPHYDKAASGFRGYWYPVTWASHITGDPKPFTLCGEKITLIRDSGKVYALHNRCPHRGVPLSEGNQQFPGTVSCPYHGWTFDLPTGKLSAVITDGPGCRLTGKLGVRTYAVEERLGMVWVYMPVAEEEPHPIDEQLPEELVSNAFVMGGRIEPRGGNWRFACENGFDEGHAKYLHRTALWRLFKPMPTWNITRIVPKDRWIYRVQDEVYWEADFPGVGRWSNKRWWKKRPPEETFNLGNTGKTDAVDPVIEAQEFPGFASLSMPGVLRIAYPKFIHYEFYVPVDAENHQYVGVMVNFTQGWDTLRFYAKYLGAVRWLFHGQFSGQDAWMVDVTDAPPEKLYRPDVSLTSWRNLSEEEYGKKLAAAGVTGPAMDTTEREA from the coding sequence ATGACGACGAGCGAACGTCCCCCCGCGGTGAAGAAGACCGCCGCGAGAGAGTCCACCCCGGCGCGCCGCGGATCCGCCGACAAGATCGGCCGCCAGGACTGGTCGTCCTGGCCCCACTACGACAAGGCGGCGTCAGGCTTCCGCGGCTACTGGTACCCGGTCACCTGGGCGAGCCACATCACCGGCGACCCCAAGCCCTTCACGCTCTGCGGCGAGAAGATCACGCTGATCCGTGACAGCGGAAAAGTGTACGCGCTGCACAATCGCTGCCCGCATCGCGGCGTCCCGCTGTCCGAGGGCAACCAGCAGTTTCCCGGCACTGTCAGCTGCCCCTATCACGGCTGGACGTTCGACCTGCCCACGGGCAAACTGTCCGCGGTCATCACCGATGGTCCCGGCTGCCGTCTCACGGGCAAGCTGGGTGTGCGCACGTACGCCGTCGAGGAGCGCCTCGGCATGGTCTGGGTGTACATGCCGGTCGCCGAGGAGGAACCGCACCCGATCGACGAGCAGCTTCCCGAGGAGCTGGTGTCGAACGCCTTCGTGATGGGCGGCCGCATCGAGCCGCGTGGCGGCAACTGGCGCTTCGCCTGCGAGAACGGCTTCGATGAGGGACACGCCAAGTATCTCCACCGGACGGCCCTGTGGCGGCTGTTCAAGCCGATGCCCACGTGGAACATCACCCGGATCGTGCCGAAGGACCGCTGGATCTACCGGGTCCAGGACGAGGTCTACTGGGAGGCCGACTTCCCGGGCGTGGGCCGCTGGTCCAACAAGCGGTGGTGGAAGAAGCGGCCGCCGGAGGAGACGTTCAACCTCGGCAACACCGGCAAGACCGACGCCGTCGACCCGGTGATCGAGGCCCAGGAGTTCCCCGGCTTCGCATCCCTGTCGATGCCGGGCGTGCTGCGGATCGCGTACCCCAAGTTCATCCACTACGAGTTCTACGTTCCGGTCGACGCGGAAAACCACCAGTACGTCGGCGTGATGGTCAACTTCACGCAGGGCTGGGACACGCTCCGCTTCTACGCCAAGTACCTGGGAGCCGTCCGCTGGCTGTTCCACGGCCAGTTCTCCGGTCAGGACGCCTGGATGGTCGACGTGACCGACGCCCCTCCGGAGAAGCTCTACCGCCCGGACGTGTCGCTGACTTCGTGGCGCAACCTCAGCGAGGAGGAGTACGGCAAGAAGCTCGCTGCCGCCGGCGTCACCGGCCCCGCCATGGACACCACGGAAAGGGAAGCCTGA
- the fdxA gene encoding ferredoxin — MAYVIGASCVDIMDRSCMEECPVDCIYEGERKLYINPVECIDCGACEVACPEQAITVDRKADPDFREDNRRFFTEILPGRDSALGSPGGATPLGPVGVDTPLVSAR; from the coding sequence ATGGCGTACGTCATCGGCGCGTCCTGCGTCGACATCATGGACCGGTCCTGCATGGAGGAGTGCCCGGTCGACTGCATCTACGAGGGCGAGCGCAAGCTCTACATCAACCCGGTGGAGTGCATCGACTGCGGCGCCTGCGAAGTCGCCTGCCCCGAACAGGCGATCACGGTGGACCGCAAGGCCGATCCCGACTTCCGCGAGGACAACAGGCGCTTCTTCACGGAGATCCTCCCCGGCCGCGACAGCGCCCTCGGCTCCCCAGGCGGAGCGACGCCACTCGGTCCTGTGGGCGTCGACACACCGCTGGTGAGCGCCCGATGA